In one window of Mytilus galloprovincialis chromosome 6, xbMytGall1.hap1.1, whole genome shotgun sequence DNA:
- the LOC143078547 gene encoding uncharacterized protein LOC143078547, giving the protein MNCRLPKSTNVNINVIFLISGDPPTQPTHERSTQEAVIGKPVVLLPNLSKSYHSVQYKSVQWTHNDKPVSTDKDNAYKGGKKSSPSLEISSVSEEDFGLWKCILESENSKQVFVVQLTKGSIHSTLYNLPPI; this is encoded by the exons ATGAACTGCAGATTGCCAAAATCAACAAATGTAAACATAAATGTTATCTTTCTGATTTCAGGAGATCCTCCAA CTCAACCGACTCACGAAC GTTCCACGCAGGAAGCAGTAATTGGTAAACCGGTTGTACTTTTACCAAACTTAAGTAAATCATACCATTCCGTTCAATATAAATCAGTCCAATGGACTCATAATGATAAGCCGGTTTCAACTGATAAGGACAACGCGTACAAAGGAGGGAAGAAATCTAGTCCATCTTTGGAAATAAGTAGTGTTTCCGAAGAAGACTTTGGACTGTGGAAATGCATTTTGGAATCTGAAAATTCCAAACAAGTCTTTGTTGTCCAACTTACAAAAG